Below is a genomic region from Rana temporaria chromosome 3, aRanTem1.1, whole genome shotgun sequence.
ACATAGCCAGCACTGCCAGGTAAGCCACCTTCAGCACCGCCAAAGCCACCGGCTACTTGGCCTGCACCACCAAAAGCACCACCTGCAGCACCACCAAAGCCACCGGCTACTTTGCCTGCAGCACCACCTGCAGCACCACCAAAGCCACCGGCTATTTGGCCTGTACCACCAAAAGGACCGCCACCTAAACCACCTGCAGCACCGCCAAAGCCACCAGCTACTTGGCCTGCACTACCAAAAGGACCGCCACCTAAACCACCTGCAGCACCGCCAAAGCCACCGGCTACTTGGCCTACACCACCAAAAGCACCACCTGCAGCACCGCCAAAGCCACCGGCTACTTGGCCTGCACCACCAAAAGCACCACCTGCAGAACCGCCAAAGCCACCGGCTACTTGGCCTGCACCACCAAAAGCACCACCTGCAGCACCGCCAAAGCCACCGGCTACTTGGCTTGCACCACCAGTTAAACCACCTGCAACTCCGCCACCTAAACCACCAGCAGCACCCAAAGCACCGCCTGCAGCACCAGCAAGTTCCCCAACTACTTTGCCCGCAGCACCAGCAACGCCTCCAACTGCATTGCCTGCAGCACCAGCAACGCCTCCAACTAATTGGCCTGCAGCACCAGCAAGGTTACCAGCTACATTGCCTGCAGCACCAGCAACGCCTCCAACTACTTGGCCTGCAGCACCAGCAAGGTTACCAGCTACATTGCCTGCAGCACCAGCAACGCCTCCAACTACTTGGCCTGCAGCACCAGCAAGGTTACCAGCTACATTGCCTGCAGCACCAGCAACGCCTCCAACTACTTGGCCTGCAGCACCAGCAAGGCCCCCAACTACATCGCCTGC
It encodes:
- the LOC120932235 gene encoding glycine-rich cell wall structural protein-like isoform X1, giving the protein MKLAIAFLLLGICLVPTNANYGRRRMTTHEGYAHSRMFTQCMQRWIEIEKCNRRCTDNERVCRQRAFLENVCFLLKLLAHDLQLEFAELLGGLNCGIHVSYVISAVQHGHIDQLSAQLTYYNAWNPFYKGFSQFLNEILVSVNVDLGYSIASVNACSGKSLETGYGPIQDVINVFHNIVGGGGGKSKSGLFGGLVGSLTGALGNVVGGVARVAGDVVGGLAGAAGQVVGGVAGAAGNVAGNLAGAAGQVVGGVAGAAGNVAGNLAGAAGQVVGGVAGAAGNVAGNLAGAAGQLVGGVAGAAGNAVGGVAGAAGKVVGELAGAAGGALGAAGGLGGGVAGGLTGGASQVAGGFGGAAGGAFGGAGQVAGGFGGSAGGAFGGAGQVAGGFGGAAGGAFGGVGQVAGGFGGAAGGLGGGPFGSAGQVAGGFGGAAGGLGGGPFGGTGQIAGGFGGAAGGAAGKVAGGFGGAAGGAFGGAGQVAGGFGGAEGGLPGSAGYVNRGGSSYSGTVHYSKGSSYSPR
- the LOC120932235 gene encoding glycine-rich cell wall structural protein-like isoform X3, producing MKLAIAFLLLGICLVPTNANYGRRRMTTHEGYAHSRMFTQCMQRWIEIEKCNRRCTDNERVCRQRAFLENVCFLLKLLAHDLQLEFAELLGGLNCGIHVSYVISAVQHGHIDQLSAQLTYYNAWNPFYKGFSQFLNEILVSVNVDLGYSIASVNACSGKSLETGYGPIQDVINVFHNIVGGGGGKSKSGLFGGLVGSLTGALGNVVGGVARVAGDVVGGLAGAAGQVVGGVAGAAGNVAGNLAGAAGQVVGGVAGAAGNVAGNLAGAAGQVVGGVAGAAGNVAGNLAGAAGQLVGGVAGAAGNAVGGVAGAAGKVVGELAGAAGGALGAAGGLGGGVAGGLTGGASQVAGGFGGAAGGAFGGAGQVAGGFGGAAGGAFGGVGQVAGGFGGAAGGLGGGPFGSAGQVAGGFGGAAGGLGGGPFGGTGQIAGGFGGAAGGAAGKVAGGFGGAAGGAFGGAGQVAGGFGGAEGGLPGSAGYVNRGGSSYSGTVHYSKGSSYSPR
- the LOC120932235 gene encoding glycine-rich cell wall structural protein-like isoform X2, which produces MKLAIAFLLLGICLVPTNANYGRRRMTTHEGYAHSRMFTQCMQRWIEIEKCNRRCTDNERVCRQRAFLENVCFLLKLLAHDLQLEFAELLGGLNCGIHVSYVISAVQHGHIDQLSAQLTYYNAWNPFYKGFSQFLNEILVSVNVDLGYSIASVNACSGKSLETGYGPIQDVINVFHNIVGGGGGKSKSGLFGGLVGSLTGALGNVVGGVARVAGDVVGGLAGAAGQVVGGVAGAAGNVAGNLAGAAGQVVGGVAGAAGNVAGNLAGAAGQVVGGVAGAAGNVAGNLAGAAGQLVGGVAGAAGNAVGGVAGAAGKVVGELAGAAGGALGAAGGLGGGVAGGLTGGASQVAGGFGGAAGGAFGGAGQVAGGFGGSAGGAFGGAGQVAGGFGGAAGGLGGGPFGSAGQVAGGFGGAAGGLGGGPFGGTGQIAGGFGGAAGGAAGKVAGGFGGAAGGAFGGAGQVAGGFGGAEGGLPGSAGYVNRGGSSYSGTVHYSKGSSYSPR
- the LOC120932235 gene encoding glycine-rich cell wall structural protein-like isoform X4, with amino-acid sequence MKLAIAFLLLGICLVPTNANYGRRRMTTHEGYAHSRMFTQCMQRWIEIEKCNRRCTDNERVCRQRAFLENVCFLLKLLAHDLQLEFAELLGGLNCGIHVSYVISAVQHGHIDQLSAQLTYYNAWNPFYKGFSQFLNEILVSVNVDLGYSIASVNACSGKSLETGYGPIQDVINVFHNIVGGGGGKSKSGLFGGLVGSLTGALGNVVGGVARVAGDVVGGLAGAAGQVVGGVAGAAGNVAGNLAGAAGQVVGGVAGAAGNVAGNLAGAAGQVVGGVAGAAGNVAGNLAGAAGQLVGGVAGAAGNAVGGVAGAAGKVVGELAGAAGGALGAAGGLGGGVAGGLTGGASQVAGGFGGSAGGAFGGAGQVAGGFGGAAGGAFGGVGQVAGGFGGAAGGLGGGPFGSAGQVAGGFGGAAGGLGGGPFGGTGQIAGGFGGAAGGAAGKVAGGFGGAAGGAFGGAGQVAGGFGGAEGGLPGSAGYVNRGGSSYSGTVHYSKGSSYSPR